A portion of the Thermothelomyces thermophilus ATCC 42464 chromosome 5, complete sequence genome contains these proteins:
- a CDS encoding glycoside hydrolase family 61 protein (CAZy_ID 267873) yields MKALSLLAAAGAVSAHTIFVQLEADGTRYPVSYGIRDPTYDGPITDVTSNDVACNGGPNPTTPSSDVITVTAGTTVKAIWRHTLQSGPDDVMDASHKGPTLAYIKKVGDATKDSGVGGGWFKIQEDGYNNGQWGTSTVISNGGEHYIDIPACIPEGQYLLRAEMIALHAAGSPGGAQLYMECAQINIVGGSGSVPSSTVSFPGAYSPNDPGLLINIYSMSPSSSYTIPGPPVFKC; encoded by the exons ATGAAGGCCCTCTCTCTCCTTGCGGCTGCCGGGGCAGTCTCTGCGCATACCATCTTCGTCCAGCTCGAAGCAGACGGCACGAGGTACCCGGTTTCGTACGGGATCCGGGACCCAACCTACGACGGCCCCATCACCGACGTCACATCCAACGACGTTGCTTGCAACGGCGGTCCGAACCCGACGACCCCCTCCAGCGACGTCATCACCGTCACCGCGGGCACCACCGTCAAGGCCATCTGGAGGCACACCCTCCAATCCGGCCCGGACGATGTCATGGACGCCAGCCACAAGGGCCCGACCCTGGCCTACATCAAGAAGGTCGGCGATGCCACCAAGGACTCGGGCGTCGGCGGTGGCTGGTTCAAGATCCAGGAGGACGGTTACAACAACGGCCAGTGGGGCACCAGCACCGTTATCTCCAACGGCGGCGAGCACTACAT TGACATCCCGGCCTGCATCCCCGAGGGTCAGTACCTCCTCCGCGCCGAGATGATCGCCCTCCACGCGGCCGGGTCCCCCGGCGGCGCTCAGCTCTAC ATGGAATGTGCCCAGATCAACATCGTCGGCGGCTCCGGCTCGGTGCCCAGCTCGACGGTCAGCTTCCCCGGCGCGTATAGCCCCAACGACCCGGGTCTCCTCATCAACATCTATTCCATGTCGCCCTCGAGCTCGTACACCATCCCGGGCCCGCCCGTTTTCAAGTGCTAG
- a CDS encoding general substrate transporter — protein sequence MASSSQEKVSFENVEAADSDHIGNATKGAVVGSGALAADDFGFSPAEQRKIIRQVDRRLVLTVGAMYCISLMDRTNLGAANIAGMGVDLVLIENRYSIVSLVFFITYVLFQPPSTVIVRKIGPRIHLAAITILWGSCMIGMGFVNHWGQLAGLRVLLGFLEAGFFPSCVYLLSTWYTRYEVGKRNSVFYLVGCVASAFAGILAYGLMQMAGLAGLNGWRWIFIIEGIITVLLGIAGYWLLVDFPDATRKNWSFLGAREREWVCARVNADRGDVKPQPFSLAKYLRAGMDIKVWAYAMIFFNTTTVTYALAYFLPLILTENMGFSIGASQCLVAPPYAFAGIVMFATAWAGDRYRIRGPIVAFNCLLCIIGLPLMGFHSKAAVRYFGVFLVTAGANANVPAAMSYQANNIRGQWKRAFCSATFVSFGGIGGIAGSLVFRNQDKPGYKPGLYACIATTLLTLVIVGLLSLEFRRLNKKADRGEVPLECDSDDTYEPGFRYTY from the exons ATGGCCTCGTCCTCGCAGGAAAAGGTCAGCTTCGAGAacgtcgaggccgccgaTTCTGACCATATCGGCAATGCCACCAAGGGGGCCGTCGTCGGCAGCGGAGCCCTCGCGGCCGACGACTTTGGCTTCTCCCCGGCCGAGCAGAGGAAGATCATCCGCCAGGTCGATCGCCGGCTGGTGCTGACCGTCGGCGCCATGTACTGCATCAGCCTGATGGACCGGACCAACCTAGGCGCTGCCAACATTGCGGGGATGGGTGTGGATCTGGTCTTGATCGAGAACCGATAT AGCATTGTCTCCCTCGTCTTCTTCATCACGTATGTCCTCTTTCAGCCGCCATCGACGGTCATCGTCCGCAAGATTGGACCTAGGATCCATCTGGCCGCCATCACCATCCTTTGGGGCTCGTGCATGATCGGCATGGGCTTCGTGAACCACTGGGGGCAGCTGGCGGGGTTGCGGGTGCTGCTTGGTTTCCTAGAGGCTG GCTTCTTCCCGAGCTGTGTATACCTGTTGAGTACCTGGTACACGAGGT ATGAGGTTGGCAAGCGGAACTCGGTGTTTTACCTCGTTGGCTGTGTTGCCTCTGCCTTTGCTGGTATTCTGGCCTACGGG CTCATGCAAATGGCCGGGCTCGCCGGGCTTAACGGCTGGCGGTGGATCTTCATCATTGAGGGCATCATAACCGTGTTGCTTGGCATAGCCGGCTACTGGCTGCTGGTCGACTTTCCCGATGCGACTCGCAAGAACTGGAGCTTCCTCGGTGCCAGGGAGCGTGAATG GGTTTGCGCTCGCGTCAATGCCGACCGCGGCGACGTCAAGCCACAACCTTTCTCGCTGGCCAAGTATCTCCGTGCCGGCATGGATATCAAGGTGTGGGCGTACGCCATGATCTTCTTCAACACGACCACCGTCACGTACGCTCTGGCGTACTTCTTGCCCCTCATCTTGACGGAGAACATGGGCTTCAGCATCGGGGCGTCCCAATGCCTGGTCGCGCCGCCCTACGCCTTCGCCGGCATCGTCATGTTCGCCACGGCCTGGGCCGGTGACAGGTACCGCATCCGCGGGCCCATCGTCGCCTTCAACTGCCTGCTGTGCATCATCGGCCTGCCGCTCATGGGCTTCCACTCGAAGGCGGCCGTCCGCTACTTTGGCGTCTTCCTCGTCACCGCGGGCGCCAACGCCAACGTGCCCGCCGCCATGTCGTACCAGGCCAACAACATCCGGGGCCAGTGGAAGCGCGCCTTCTGCAGCGCCACCTTTGTCTCCTTTGGCGGCATCGGCGGCATCGCGGGGAGCCTGGTCTTCCGCAACCAGGACAAGCCGGGCTACAAGCCGGGCCTGTACGCCTGCATCGCCACCACGCTGCTCACCTTGGTCATCGTGGGCCTGCTCAGTCTCGAATTCCGCCGGCTCAACAAGAAGGCGGACCGGGGCGAGGTCCCGCTCGAGTGTGATTCG GACGATACATATGAGCCTGGTTTCCGTTACACCTACTga
- a CDS encoding glycoside hydrolase family 3 protein (CAZy_ID 270029): protein MPNKPDPSWAAAYAKAIDFLSSLTLTEKVSLTTGTTGWQADRCIGNMGGVPRLGFSRLRGEAIGAEFRGKGIDVMLGPVSGPLGRSPQGGRYWEGFGFVSLRP, encoded by the coding sequence ATGCCGAACAAGCCGGACCCGTCCTGGGCCGCCGCCTACGCCAAAGCCATCGACTTTCTCTCCAGCCTCACCCTGACGGAGAAGGTCAGCCTCACGACGGGCACGACGGGATGGCAGGCGGATCGTTGTATCGGCAACATGGGGGGCGTGCCCCGCCTGGGATTCTCGAGACTCAGGGGCGAGGCGATCGGAGCCGAGTTCAGGGGTAAGGGAATCGATGTGATGCTCGGGCCGGTGTCGGGCCCTCTGGGCAGGTCGCCGCAGGGAGGAAGGTATTGGGAAGGGTTTGGGTTCGTCTCTCTTCGTCCCTAG
- a CDS encoding glycoside hydrolase family 3 protein (CAZy_ID 270028), which yields MYILNEQETYRGSVDVHADRRPECACENEWTSNYLLKNELGSPGFIMSDWGPGHPFAVPTSNWNATMQQLGDHGSGKDCLCGL from the exons ATGTACATCCTCAACGAGCAAGAGACGTACCGAGGGAGTGTCGACGTGCATGCAGATCGACGACCGGAGTGTGCGTGCGAGAATGAGTGGACGTCCAACTACCTGCTCAAGAACGAACTGGGCTCTCCGGGGTTCATCATGTCGGACTGGGGACCTGGGCATCCCTTCGCGGTTCCGACGAG CAACTGGAACGCCACCATGCAGCAACTGGGAGATCACGGATCGGGCAAAGACTGTCTTTGTGGGCTCTAA